GTACTTTGACCACTTCGTTTCGAGCGGACCTTCAGGGATCTTGGAATTTAAAGCCGACATAATAATTGGATTGAATAGTTAACTGTTCAGAATATCAAAGGTTCCAGTTCAGCAGATCGAACCCGGCCAGGTGCGAGAGGTAGAACAAGATGGGAAAGGAAGCGAAACCAAGACCCACCAGGCCAAAGGCGAAAAAGCTTCCGGCGGTTTTAAGAACCGGCGAATACTTCTTATTGTTCACTCCCAGTGACTGAAACGCGCTCTGGAATCCGTGGTTCAGGTGAAAAGAGAGGAAAAGAATAGAAATCGTGTACAGCAATGCGTACCAGGGGTTACTCATAGCCTCTGCCACCTCCTGCGCTACCGTTTCTGCGGCACCCGGGCCTACTTCACCTGTGATGCGATAAGGAACAAAAAAGTTATACATATGAACCACGATGAAAAAAAAGATCACACTTCCGGTAATTCCCATGTTCCGCGAGAACCAACTTGAAGTTTGCGCGGTTCCAGAAACTAAGTAACCAACAGGCCGTGCTTTCGCATTCTGCCGGGTCAACTGGATGGCCTGCCACACATGGGTAAGAATAGCGGCGAAAAGAACTACCTCAACAATCCGGATGATGAGGCTGTGTACCATATTATGCGATGCCTCATTGAAAGCCTCCCCCCCGTCGCCGGCAAAAAGCAGAAGATTCGTGTAGAGATGTTCGACTAAAAAAAGGCAAAGGAAAAGACCTGTGCAGGCCATGATCACCTTCTGGCCCAGCGATGAAGAAAGAAACTTGTTCATAAGGAGCAAATTGATTGGCGTACAAATGTATGTACCGGGGTTAATAATGCAAAAGGAAAGCAGCGGGAAGATGTGAACTTACAATTACCTGTATTTCAGGTTGTTACAAAATAAAACGCCCCCTCCAAGAAGCTTATGGGGGGGGACGTGGTGGTGATGGAGGGAATCGAACCCCCGACACAAGGATTTTCAGTCCTTTGCTCTACCAACTGAGCTACATCACCGAATTTCGGGTCGCAAACCTAGCCTTTTTTTGGGTATTGGCAAAACGGGGAATAATACTTTCCTGAGGCTTCGTACATTTATTATATGCTCATTCGTCTTGCAATTTTCCTTCTACTTTTCCTTCTTTTAGATGCCTGCGGCGAGCAAAATGAAGGCACTAAGATTTTCCTTTATCCCGGAACGAAGAAAGTGCAAACAATTGTTCAATATGAAGACGGGAGAAGAAACGGGGCCCATAAGGAATATTACAAGAGCGGGCAGCTCAAGATGATTCGGTATTATGTGAATGACACGCTGCGTGATTCTACAATCTGGTACTACGAAAACGGGAATTTGCAGACCATCCAGATCCTGATCAGGGGAAAAAAAGAAAGGTGCTGGAAGAATTATAATAAATCAGGACAAGTAATTTCCGAATCTCATTATGAGGATGACCGACTCCATGGTGAAGTAGTTAAATATTCCTATAAATCGCGGAAGGTGCTGAAACGCTACAGGTACCAGCGGGGGCGCCTGGACGGGAAGCAGGAAGTGTTCTACAATAACGGCACTAAGAAAAGTGTAACGTACTATAAAGCAGGACAACCTCTTCCGGGTACGGAAGAATGGGACGGTGCCGGGAATCCCATCAACAATAGTTTCAAAATTTATGTTCAGGAACAAAACAGGGTTAAAATGGAGAACAAACTTCGTTTTCTACTACGGCTTGAGAATCCACAGGAGTCGGATGAAGTTTACCGTGTACAGTACAACCCGAATAATAAACAGGAGTGGAGGTCAAAAGTTCTCTTGCGAAATGGCTTCTATGAACTGGAATTTTCTGTTTTCCCCGGGGATTACGTGATGGAAAATGTTAAAATTGAAGCAACCCGAAAGTCCGGGATGGGCAACACCCTATTCAGCAGCACCAGTTTTAACGCCGCGGCAAACAATTATTAATTCAAAACTCCCTCAGCCGCTGCTGAAGTCCGAAATTTCCTGGAGCGTAGATCAATCCAGTCTGGAGCAACTGCTTCGCCCTTTTATAGTTTCCCTTTTTATAATATGCGGAGGCGCCTACAGAATAAGCACGTTCCACTAAGAACGGCTTGTAAATACTTTCCGGAATCTTCCTGCACAACTCTTCGAATTTCGCCAGGTGCATTTCTCCTTCAGAAATATTATTAAGAGCGAAACTCTTGAATGCAAGATCCAGCAGGCAGTCGGCCCTGAATCCGCTGAATCTGTTATTGGAATTCATGAATGGAAATAAATTACTGAACTCTTCACTAAGTTTCAGAAGTTCACCGGAATCCTCCGTAATGCCGGTTAATTGATCAAAGTACTCATAGACCAGGCCATGCAATTGGGTATTGGCCGGGTTTGCATCGCAGGCTGCTTTCAGATGACCAGTAATGTATGATTTATCCTTCGAGGTCATACTGCCGATGCGCGCTAATTCATAATGAAATACAAAATCAATTTCCTTCAGCAGGGCTGAATCCTTCAATGCCGACCGAACAAGTTTATAGGATTGCTCATACATAGCATAGTCGGAACGGTTATTGAGCTGCTCCAGGGTCATCCGGTAAAAAGCGTTCCGGATATTCTCCTCTCCCACCGCCCGGTCTCCGGCTGTAAAATACCGGCACATTATCTCCAGGTACTTCGCATCTTCCTTTCTGGTAAAATTGCAGCGGTCGAGTTCAAGTCCAAGCACCATTCGAAGAACCATGTTCTGCCTTTCCCTTTTGTACAGGTAAGCAGCTTTCATAAAATACTTTACGGAAGCGGTGTCTGCACCTGCCGCCGAGGCATACACACCGAAGTTATTATACTGCAAGGCGGCCAGCTGTATGAGGCTGATGTCTGATGAAGAAAAAAAGTAGCGGTTGAACACCTTGCTCACTGTAGACGTATCCAGTTCTTCGCGGACGATAAGTTTATTTAAAACCATTGCACTCACATATTTCTTCATGAATTCTTCACTTACTCCTGCGTAGCCGTTCTGCGGGCTGGTTGTTTCGATGATGATCTTTTCTTTATCCGGATACGCCAGGAGGTACACATGCTCCGGGGCTTCGTATATTTTATATGGGATACCCAGTTTTGAAAAAACAATTGCATACAATGCCGAGGCCGATACACAATTGTATGCTCCTTTTTCAAGCAGGGCGGAAAAAGAATTTTCCAGGCTGTACACCTTTAAAAAGGTGTTATGTACGTGCTGATAGACGTATTTGATCTTCTTTTTCGGCGATCGCCCGGACAGCTCCTTTTCCATTTCCCGGACACATTCATTAATTCTTTCTGTTGCGATACCCAGCGGATAACTTTTCCCGTCTGCATAAGGAGTCAGCAGAAAGGCGAGTATTTTCATTGGGTCGGTGCTGCCTGCATGATCACGAAAAAGTTCACGTTCGGCATCGTCGCGAAAGCTCAGATCAGAAAATCGAACGATCTGTTCGTCGGTACCTGAAAACAGGGGCAGAAAACAGGCACTAGTCAACAACAGAAAAAACAGCGTTCTTAGCATATAGCAACAGCCGGCATTACGTTCAACTGCTAAAATAATGCGATTTCGGCTGGTACCTACTCTTCCACTTCAAATTCCTGTGATACAGTAACCCCGTAATCATCTACCAGAGTGATGATATGACTACCTGGTCCGGGGGCTATTTCCATCTGATGAAATTCCCTGGTACTGCCAAGGAACTGATCATCCAGGTGCCAGTGCACCACGGCATCGCTGCGGCGATGTACCACCTCAAATACTGTTCTCCCCAGGCTGCCGTCTTGTGTAACCGGCACCTTAATCCTGCTCCCTTTTTTGGGATACACCACATACATATTGTTCTCCTGCTGCCGGCTCACGCAAGTGGGAAGGAAGCGCGGCAGGGTTTCGTAGGAAGGATGTTTATACTTATAATACTTCTCCATCAGCGGGGGAAGAACGAAAAATACTTTGTGCTTCATTTTATCAACATCCTCGCATTCGCTGTCGGCCCGGTACCTTCCCGTACGGTCGAGGTGAATTAACTGATGATAGGGACAAGCCGTAGTTCTCAGACAAGTGCGTGGTACCTCGGCATAGTCCACCGTTTCGCAATATTCTGATGCACGGTGTCCGCTCTGGCGGCAGATCCTCACCTTATCCATATTTCTTTCAGGTTTGCGGAACCATCCATGCCTTGGCAATCCGGAAAAAACATCAAATAGCAGCGGCGCCGCAGCCTGGATACCGGTGATACCGGGTCTGCCTTCACCATCGGCATTCCCGACCCACACACCCACCACGTAACCGGGTGTTATCCCCACGGCCCAGCCGTCGCGGAACCCGAAACTGGTGCCGGTTTTCCAGGCTACTTTGCTGCTGGAAGAAAAAGCCTTCCAGTTCAAATCCGCTTCCGGCCTGTTCACTTCCACCATGGCATCGAAAGTGGTATAGATCACCGCCGGATCCAGCAAAGGCTTAGTCTCCTTATTTTTTACCTGTCCTGTTACATAAACATTCTCTGCCCAAACACCCGGTTGGTAGACTGGATATTGCTTTAGCGTTCTGGCCATACCCGCATAAATGGTGACCAGGTCCCATAGGCTGGCTTCCGCTCCACCGAGGATCAGAGAAAGTCCATATTCATCCGGGCTTCGGTGTAAGGTGGTCATGCCCAGATGCTGCAGGCGCCGTTGAAACTTTTCCGGACCGTAGTCACTGAGCATGCGTACAGCGGGGATATTCAGTGAACGCGACAATGCCTTGTCAGCGGAAATCGCTCCATCGTATCCGGCATTGAAATTCTTTGGTGAATATCCCCCGATATTGGTTGGCACATCCGGTACAATCATTTTCGGCATCAGTTTTCCGTCCTGCAGCATCTCGGCGTATAAAAAGGGTTTGAGAATACTGCCTGTGCTCCTCGGCGAAGTGATAATGTCCACATCCGTTCCATGTTCTCCGGTTCCGTCCTCTGTATTTCCCACATACGCCACCACCTCGCCCTTCTCAACCGAAATTACGATCACCGCAGCATTATTGATATCATTCAGCATGAGGGTACGGTGATGCCTGTCCACCAGCTCCAGCACACGCTGCTGCAACACTACATCCACTGTGGTCCGGATCACTTTACCCTTTTGCCCGTCTGCTATCGCTTTTTGAAGTAAATGTGGTGCATATTTTGGGAGAGGAAATGGTTTTTGAGGAAGAGGTTCGGCAATGGCCAGCTCATAACCTGTACTGTCAATAATTTTCGCGTCCAGCAGCCCTTTGAGTAGTCGGTTTCTCTTCTTCCATAGCTTGTCCTGATTCTTGCCGGGATAGATGAGTCCGGGTGAATTGGGCAATACAGCCAGCGTAGCGGCTTCCGCCCATGAAAGATGTTCTGCCTTTCTTCCGAAATAACGCCAGGCCGCCGCGTCCAATCCTACCACATTCCCGCCGAAAGGAGCATGAGAAACATACATCGCGAGAATCTCCTCCTTACTGTAGCGCATTTCCATTCTCAAAGCCCACAGCATTTCCACTCCCTTTTCCCAAAGATTTCTCGAACGGTTGCCGCGCACAATACGTGCCAGCTGCATGGTAAGCGTACTTCCTCCGCTGACAATTCTTCCTGCGGAGATATTCTGCCTGGCCGCCCGTCCAAGAGAGCGCAGGCTGATGCCGGGATGATCAAAAAAATTACGATCCTCAAACCGGATAATACATTCCCTGAACTTCACCGGCACTTCCGGATTTTCCGGAAAACGCCACTGTCCGTCGTCCGCGATTTTTGCCGAAAGTAAATTCCCTTCCCTGTCTAACAAAATAGTGCATGTGGGGGAAGTAAACAGACGTTCCGGAAGACAATG
Above is a genomic segment from Bacteroidia bacterium containing:
- a CDS encoding succinate dehydrogenase cytochrome b subunit; translated protein: MNKFLSSSLGQKVIMACTGLFLCLFLVEHLYTNLLLFAGDGGEAFNEASHNMVHSLIIRIVEVVLFAAILTHVWQAIQLTRQNAKARPVGYLVSGTAQTSSWFSRNMGITGSVIFFFIVVHMYNFFVPYRITGEVGPGAAETVAQEVAEAMSNPWYALLYTISILFLSFHLNHGFQSAFQSLGVNNKKYSPVLKTAGSFFAFGLVGLGFASFPILFYLSHLAGFDLLNWNL
- the pbpC gene encoding penicillin-binding protein 1C → MRNFFRNTGRWIWKWKYPILVIGLIFSFWFYHCLPERLFTSPTCTILLDREGNLLSAKIADDGQWRFPENPEVPVKFRECIIRFEDRNFFDHPGISLRSLGRAARQNISAGRIVSGGSTLTMQLARIVRGNRSRNLWEKGVEMLWALRMEMRYSKEEILAMYVSHAPFGGNVVGLDAAAWRYFGRKAEHLSWAEAATLAVLPNSPGLIYPGKNQDKLWKKRNRLLKGLLDAKIIDSTGYELAIAEPLPQKPFPLPKYAPHLLQKAIADGQKGKVIRTTVDVVLQQRVLELVDRHHRTLMLNDINNAAVIVISVEKGEVVAYVGNTEDGTGEHGTDVDIITSPRSTGSILKPFLYAEMLQDGKLMPKMIVPDVPTNIGGYSPKNFNAGYDGAISADKALSRSLNIPAVRMLSDYGPEKFQRRLQHLGMTTLHRSPDEYGLSLILGGAEASLWDLVTIYAGMARTLKQYPVYQPGVWAENVYVTGQVKNKETKPLLDPAVIYTTFDAMVEVNRPEADLNWKAFSSSSKVAWKTGTSFGFRDGWAVGITPGYVVGVWVGNADGEGRPGITGIQAAAPLLFDVFSGLPRHGWFRKPERNMDKVRICRQSGHRASEYCETVDYAEVPRTCLRTTACPYHQLIHLDRTGRYRADSECEDVDKMKHKVFFVLPPLMEKYYKYKHPSYETLPRFLPTCVSRQQENNMYVVYPKKGSRIKVPVTQDGSLGRTVFEVVHRRSDAVVHWHLDDQFLGSTREFHQMEIAPGPGSHIITLVDDYGVTVSQEFEVEE